The nucleotide sequence TACACTCCTATCATACAAATCTTTAATAAAATCACACACTTACTAACAACAAACAACATTACACATACCAAGATGTTTGGTGTAATaacattgactttttttcttattttcttttacagattAAGCAGACGCCGCGTACAAAACAGAAGACACCTACACTCTTCTCGACACTGACGACGAAGTCTACAGTTTCTGCAGAGTTCTACGCTGGGAACGTCACCAGTTTCATTGACGAATTACCCATGAAGATTCTTGTGGAACATAACAACCTCCGAATCGTTGGTCACAACACCACCTTAAGCTTCTCCTCTTAACCTGGACTCCTATCATTGTTCCTGTCATGTCCATTTATTTGGTAATACTttccactttttaaaaaacaccTTTCATGTCCATTTATTGCTTTTAACCTCTGTACatatctaaaaatgtatattatattaaaactacTTTTTGGCAAcaattctcatttaaaaaaaaaaaaaaagtctcatttaTCGAACTTAAAAAACTTGATCACATTTTCCACAATACTACCATTAACTACTCAATTATTTGCTAACTACAAAAATTACAGAATGAATCATTTTTTGTGAGATAAGATTTGTGGGTGTAACCACTGTTACTGTACATGTGATACTTCATTTCTACATCTCAAAACTACTTAACAACCTCACAATCTGATCTTTTGTGCTATTGATCACAACATCTTAGAAcgcttttattattataatacacgATTACAACAATCTATAACAAATATTACCAAGGATTTTAAGAAGTGCTTAAATTCCTTAAACctgtaatcatatatatatatattttttttatataaattcagCCTTGAAAAGCAGAAGGGACTTCTTTCCAANNNNNNNNNNNNNNNNNNNNNNNNNNNNNNNNNNNNNNNNNNNNNNNNNNNNNNNNNNNNNNNNNNNNNNNNNNNNNNNNNNNNNNNNNNNNNNNNNNNNTTaaaaaaatagaagtctggctttaatgataacatcattttatgatttatataatattgtgattcaaattattatttatctcttacacacaagcaattttagtttaattgttattataaactatttaaaataatattaatgtatacagatcatgtaatataaataagcttgtagtatcaaaagactgaactgttaaaaaattacaaatctgaacttacatgttcaagtctctatcactaatattttcaatgtataaactaagttaacaagttccacttgtgactacactgagagagcaagatcatttattttattagtcctccatttttcatatgacatttaaatttgtcatattcttcaatctcttaacctttagcaaaacctttaacctttagttttgattctcgctgggtctctcgcgagaagtaaatcaaacttgctttctgttgcaaggctcgtgattggctgttcgccagtgatgtcacacattcatgtgcacacgctccacaaactcaggatcaaagcctaaattgacaaagaaagttgatgaacagcatcatggtaccaacaaagccggactggagaggtttggttttgtcaactccaaactaatcctgtaactttgaatttgttcagctaccatcatggtacaggcccctgttTTATATATGTCTTTAGTACCTTTCTGGGAATCTGAAAGTGTTCATTGTCTTGCTGGCAATGGAGGCCTCACTGAGCCATtggattttatcaaaaatatcttaatttgtgttctgaagatgaatgaagatcTTATGGGtgtagaacgacatgagggcgagtaataaatgtcgattttttttttttttgggtgaactaaccctttaacttaaTGATTCAATGATCAGTTGAACTGgaaaaataaatagctttttgtattttttattgcagGAAGACTTTGAAAGATTTAAAGGCTGCTCTAGAGAACAATTGGGACACATTTGACCTGGCAACACATGGTCTTGGTCCTGCCGTAATAAATGGCACTTTTTCATTGATAGATGCGTGTCTTAAGGAAAAGATGagagcactgaaaaaaaaagactccaCAGATGAGTAAGGTTCccccactttttttttacttgtattgtTTAAAACTTGTTTCTCGATGTTCAGCtgtacaaaaattaaaaaaaaaaaataataataaaacattacaagaattgtgttttttattttattttttaaatcttaattacTTACAATTCATATCTGTTCCTTCAATTTGTTCTTATACAAAGTATCTGTACAACACTCATTGAAAAAAGACAGTAGCAGCaagaggaaaaacaaacaaacaaacaaaaaaacattctcgCTAGGCAAAGCAAATAGTGATTGTTTCAtcaatgaaacatttcttatctctACAAGATCAAAcacgttttttcttctttttgaccATGTAGGGTACAGTGACTACATCTTTTGCTTTTTTGATCCTTTTACGATAACTATGAAGTGCagtcacttttctttttcttgacaGTTTACTAAACTGTGAAAAAACTAACTTGTGTGCTCTTTCAACTAACCTGTACACTTCATTACCCTCACAAAATTTTTCTGATTTGCTCCACTCATGGAGATCTGTAAGCATGGCTTGCAGTGTAACTTGTTTTCTCTCACTGGACCTAAAGCAGTGTGAATCATCAGGTATGTTCTCAGATGATGTTGGGTATAGAATGTTGTGAAccaatatacatacacacaccacTCCATGGCTATTTGCAATGCATGTGCAAAATTTGGTCCCTTTACAACTCACAGTTTCTACACTGCCATCAGAGTGGTAGACAGTAAGGTTTTCATCGACCCTGAGGTAAGATTCACTGTCAACAATTTTTTTTGCTGCTTCTGCCCTAAGATCTCGAATTATAAGTCCTTGTTTCTCTGcaatgttttgtgaaaaaattaagtgtttacacacacatCCACATTGGAATCTTTTGCAATCGCATTTGTGCATGACCAAGTCCACACTGTGACATTGTGTGCTTGTGTCGGGTGGAACCAAACACACtccatttttatttccacttttgcACCCAGGCCTTTTGCAATCATAGAATGGGCGGCATTAGTGGTCTCTTCAGTGTTTGCTCCTTTGATTCGTCCAGTTTCTGTGAGGTCATCCAGGTAACTGAACAATGAAATAAAAGAACAAGTTAGGAAATGGTAAACTATTGtaaaaatgaaatgactgaaaaaaGCCAATACCCTTAAACATTTGTATAGATTTTATAggctataaaataattaaagaaaaaaggaAGCTGGGAGCTGACAGACCTTTTTACTGAATGATTTGTGCTAAGGAAAAGATCATGTCATAGACAATAGTGAATGTTTATTCAAGAGAGCTTCCTGTATCCAAACAAGCTGATAATGGCAACAGGTAATGGCCAGAGATAATCTAATTTGCAATATTATCACATGATTCTGTATGTCACATGATTTCTGTAATTGGCAATTACAATTTAGCAccataataaaagtaatacattgAACTATATATACAGCTAAATATATTTAcctgtaatatttttggacatCTCCACACAGTAAGCGAAGAAGCTGATCAATCCTGCTATTCATTCTTCCCTTAAGGAACTGGTACTTCATTGTAAGAAAAAATCTATGTACAAAAGTTAAGAAACTTAAAATATCCTTAATGAATATTTGTCCTGGATATCATGTTATTTAAAGGTGCTCTAAGCGATCTCACGTGTTTTTaggccaaaaacattttttgtcacATACAGCAAACATCTCCTCACTATCTGTTAGCTGTCCCCtgaacaacactgttaaaaaaacGTGGTCTCTGTAGTCGCCACAAGCTCCAAAAACGGACACAAAAACAAACTGGTGCAGCCTGTACCACGAAACAATAAACAGTGCCTCAGGCAATAACCGACAAGCAGCGTCAATACGCAAGCTATATTTTAAATGCACGTTCATGACTGTTTCAGGAAGCACAGAGGGGAGGggtaggaggaggaggagggagggtCTAGCTAGCCTCTGTTTTGTTTGACAACACTTCGAACGTCAACAGGAAGTAACTCCGCTCAGGATCGCTTAGAGCACCTTTAAAATACGATTTTAGGGCATGATGTTATAATTTTAGTAGCTGACCTCTCTGCCTTGTTGTTGGTTTCGCTGTTATGGTGATAAAATGACCTGCCAAAATTGGACcataaatcaccaaaacaaatcCACTGATTCTTGAGGTAGGTTGATACATGAGAACTACCAAGACATGTATCAAGCTCTTCACACTTTCTGGATGACATGCTGTTGAACTCTTCTTCCTGTAAAGAAAAAGACACAACATTGTAAAGTTATGCCACCTTAagtttacacacatttaaaggggtagttctcccaaaattgtaattttgtgtCACTCCAAACCTTTTTGACTATTTCCTCAGTagaacacaatattttttttttttcatgcaatgaaACTTAATGGGatacaaaacatttctatattctattgcggaaaaaaaaaaaatcttttgaatttGGATttacatgagggttagtaaagaaggatttgaattttttttgtgggaacatttttaaaagacaattcattaaaaaataatacacaaactTAACTAATCCCATTGAAATTTATAGTAAACAACTCAAGATTTATTTCCATGTActgaaatgatttctaaagaatgaagtgatttatgatataaaaatattaccGTTAAACAGGATTTCATTCCAACCATTGCTTGAATCACAAGATTCCGCTGATTCACTGGCAAGTTTCCTCCATCTCTTTTAACCATCCACCTATGTACAGcctacaaaaacattcaaaagctaTAGTCATATAATGGCATttgaattataattgtatttttaaaataaataggtcTGTAAATGAATAGGTCTTTTTCCAGTGCAAAAGATTTAATAAACCTACCTGGAGTACATGAAACCAGCAAAGAAGAACCTTGGCTGTTGGAAAAACTCTTCTTATGGCATTGAGTTCCTTAAGGTCACGGTCAATCATTATCGACCTACATGATAAGGAATTGAGAATTAATGAATATACGTCAACATCTTTAGAGTTTGTAAAAATGGACAGCTTTTGTAAAAAGGTAGTTTACAATGTGCGGTATTTAAGCAAGTGTTCCATCCAATAGTAATGTTTGTACATAGAAATACCTCAATACATCAGCACACTTTGCTGCCAAACTACTACTGACTCTACTATGTTTTTAACTTCTTACCTGGGAAGAAATCCAGGGTTGTGATTTGCGAGCTTTTCCAAGCAGAGAGCAAGTATGTCCGCTGATTCCTCACTAATAATAAAGTAAGCAAATGGGACTGCTCTTCCAATACTGTTGGTCAAAAGAAGAGCATAAAATGCATAACCATATGATGTCATGGCTTTGTAAGTAGCGTCCATGAATACCATGGTATGGGGATGTTCTCTAAGTATATCCTTTTGCCAGGGTGTCTGCACTACAATTATAAGTGGTTGATTTTCACTCAAAGGCTGGTAGTAACAAATGTGTTCCTGCAGCTCCGATGTGATCAGCTTGTCCACACTAATGCAGTCTTTCGCATCAGGAAAACTAAGAGCATTATTGGTCTTCTTGATCAATCGTATATCTTCAGGTGTAACGTAATATCGCCGATTATATTTGTCCATATGTCCATGACGTTCTGCCCAGTCCACGGATTTTAAAAGTGTTTCTGAAATTGACAGTCCTTGACCAAGCCACATTTCAATGAAGGTCAATAACTCTGGATCAATGAGATTTTTTATGCCCTCTTCTTTCATGCACACATCATGTCCGTTGTGTTGAAGCATTTTGTTGACCACAGCACCTGTAAAACTACcatctttgattattttaaatgacacataAGCTTTGCAGGAATTAGCTCTTGTCTTTGTAGGTTCTCCTTTGCTTTTCCCACTTGCTTTGGTCGATCTTTCACATGAAAAGTAAAAGTAGTCTTTATGAGTAGACACAGGGGACTTGAAGGTGCTTTTGGTTTCCTCCTCCAGTTTCTTAATGTAACCCTTCATGAAATCAGTCTCCTCGCCAGAAAAAGGTATGACCTCTTGAATGACTCTAGCATCCCTTACTTTCTTTAACTTTCGCCTTATCCCCTCAAGCCAAATATTCTCCATTTgcctagaaaaaaaacaacaaataaaatggttataaaagCACTAGCACTACTCAGTACTACATTTGCAGAGAGCAGCATataatacactaaaataacacagtaatatgaatctattgagtattgaagccctgagagcagcacataatacactaaaaaataacagtaatatgaatattgagtactccttcCCTGAGAGCAGCGCATAGTtgagtaaaataacagtaatatgaatgagtactcctgccctgagagcagcacataatacacaaaaaataacagtaatatgaatattgagtactatTGAGCATAGGCTAAatataacagcgatatgaaaccactgaatattaaaaataacatcgatatgaatctattgaatacttctgccccgagagcagcatagactaaaaataacagaaatatgaaacaactgaaaattaaaaaaaaaaaaaacatcgatatgaatctattgaatacttctgccccaagAGCAGcacagactaaaaataacagcgatatgaaaccactgaatattcaaaataacatcgatatgaatctattgaatacttctgccccgagagcagcatagactaaaaataatagcgatatgaatattaaaaataacatcgatatgaatctattgaatacttctgccccaagagcatcatagactaaaaataagagcgatatgaatattaaaaataacatcgatatgaatctattgaatacttctgcccggagagcagcatagactaaaaataacagcgatatgaaaccactgaatattaaaaataaaagcgataagaatctattgaatacttctgccccgagagcagcatagactaaaaataagagaaatatgaaacaactgaaaattaaaaataacatcgatatgaatctattgaatacttctgcccctagagcagcatagactaaaaataagagcgatatgaaaccactgaatattaaaaataacatcgatatgaatctattgaatacttctgccctgagagcagcatagactaaaaataacaacgatatgaaaccactgaatattaaaaataacagaaatatgaatctattgaatacttctgccccgagagcagcaaagactaaaaagaacagaaatatgaaaccattaaatatttaaaaataaaatcgatACGAATTTATTGAATACTTCtaccccgagagcagcatagactaaaaataacagaaatatgaaacaactgaaaattaaaaataacatcgatatgaatctattgaatacttctgccccgagagcagcatagactaaaaagaacagaaatatgaaaccattaaatatttaaaaataaaatcgatAAGAATTTATTGAATACTTCtaccccgagagcagcatagactaaaaataacagaaatatgaaacaactgaatattcaaaataacatcgatatgaatctattgaatacttctgccccgagagcagcatagactaaaaataatagcgatatgaatattaaaaataacatcgatatgaatctattgaatacttctgccccaagagcatcatagactaaaaataagagcgatatgaatattaaaaataacatcgatatgaatctattgaatacttctgccccaagagcatcatagactaaaaataatagcgatatgaatattaaaaataacatcgatatgaatctattgaatacttctgccccaagagcatcatagactaaaaataagagcgatatgaatattaaaaataacatcgatatgaatctattgaatacttctgcccggagagcagcatagactaaaaataacagcgatatgaaaccactgaatattaaaaataaaagcgataagaatctattgaatacttctgccccgagagcagcatagactaaaaataagagaaatatgaaacaactgaaaattaaaaataacatcgatatgaatctattgaatacttctgcccctagagcagcatagactaaaaataagagcgatatgaaaccactgaatattaaaaataacatcgatatgaatctattgaatacttctgccctgagagcagcatagactaaaaataacagaaatatgaaacaactgaaaattaaaaataacatcgatatgaatctattgaatacttctgccctgagagcagcatagactaaaaataacaacgatatgaaaccactgaatattaaaaataacatcgatatgaatctattgaatacttctgccccgagagcagcaaagactaaaaataacagaaatatgaaacaactgaaaattaaaaataacatcgatatgaatctattgaatacttctgccccgagagcagcatagactaaaaagaacagaaatatgaaaccattaaatatttaaaaataaaatcgatACGAATTTATTGAATACTTCtaccccgagagcagcatagactaaaaataacagaaatatgaaacaactgaaaattaaaaataacatcgatatgaatctattgaatacttctgccccgagagcagcatagactaaaaagaacagaaatatgaaaccattaaatatttaaaaataaaatcgatACGAATTTATTGAATACTTCtaccccgagagcagcatagactaaaaataacagaaatatgaaacaactgaaaattaaaaataacatcgatatgaatctattgaatacttctgccccgagagcagcatagactaaaaagaacagaaatatgaaaccattaaatatttaaaaataaaatcgatACGAATTTATTGAATACTTCtaccccgagagcagcatagactaaaaataacagaaatatgaaacaactgaaaattaaaaataacatcgatatgaatctattgaatacttctgccccgagagcagcatagactaaaaagaacagaaatatgaaaccattaaatatttaaaaataaaatcgatAAGAATTTATTGAATACTTCtaccccgagagcagcatagactaaaaataatagcgatatgaatattaaaaataacatcgatatgaatctattgaatacttctgccccaagagcatcatagactaaaaataagagcgatatgaatattaaaaataacatcgatatgaatctattgaatacttctgccccaagagcatcatagactaaaaataatagcgatatgaatattaaaaataacatcgatatgaatctattgaatacttctgccccaagagcatcatagactaaaaataagagcgatatgaatatcaaaaataacatcgatatgaatctattgaatacttctgcccggagagcagcatagactaaaaataacagcgatatgaaaccactgaatattaaaaataaaagcgataagaatctattgaatacttctgccccgagagcagcatagactaaaaataagagaaatatgaaacaactgaaaattaaaaataacatcgatatgaatctattgaatacttctgcccctagagcagcatagactaaaaataagagcgatatgaaaccactgaatattaaaaataacatcgatatgaatctattgaatacttctgccctgagagcagcatagactaaaaataagagaaatatgaaacaactgaaaattaaaaataacatcgatatgaatctattgaatacttctgccctgagagcagcatagactaaaaataacaacgatatgaaaccactgaatattaaaaataacagaaatatgaatctattgaatacttctgccccgagagcagcaaagactaaaaagaacagaaatatgaaaccattaaatatttaaaaataaaatcgatACGAATTTATTGAATACTTCtaccccgagagcagcatagactaaaaagaacagaaatatgaaattgttaattatttaaaaataaaatcgatACGGATATATTGAATACTTCTaacccgagagcagcatagactaaaaagaacagaaatatgaaaccactgaatattaaaaataacagcgatatgaatctattgaatattTCTGCCCCGaaagcagcatagactaaaaataagagcGATATGAATATTAAAACTAACATCGATAtaaatctattgaatacttctgccccaagagcatcatagactaaaaataacagcgatatgaagtACGTTGGTCCCACTTGCAATGCTAGGGCGGGGGATGTATACATTTGAAGGTGGCTTGAACGAATTATGTGATCGCATATATCGGCTTCACAGACAGCGGGGTAGGTTAGCACTGGAAAACCATGTTTTACCATAGTTATCCAATTAAGTTAACAGCTTTGGCGCTGTGAACTGAAAAAGTCAAATCAAAATACGATCGGATGTTTAGACgaggattattatttttgtgcactTTCAATGTTCCCTTAATTATCTTAGTAGCCTACACTTAGAggctgtttatgtttttttttttttaacaatatatcgTAAATTTACTTACCTTACAATATATGTGATATCCCACTCCAACGAACAGTCGATTACAACGGATCTTCCCTCCAAATTTCCAAACGTCTAGACCCCGCCTCTGATTTAATTTCATTGGTTGAATCTTTCAACCAATCATTTTCTTTTCTGCCCTTAGAGCAACTTTGAGTAAGTAAAACTCCCACGagcggttcttacttctggtgactcgctctaaacggttcatttgaatcagtgagtggtagactccagaacagctgcaatcggatcattctaattcgtaaacgaattgtttggtgtgattcgcgatccgatttaaaagtttattttgaaaagattcagttcgttcatgatgaatcagacaccgcttctgcgtgtcggagcacatgatattatagggagtaacgatatgttttatgaaatgtagttaagtaaaaagtacgattttatgctttggaatgtagtgaagtaaaagtaaaagttgctcaaaataaaactactccagtaaagtacagatacttgaaaaatgtacttaagtacagtaacgaagtaaagctactccgttactgtccaccactggttattattaattattaagtgTCCATTCGCTTTCAAATAACTACGTAAGCTGACTAATTATACAGGCTTCCTAATTTCAAATGACTGTAGTTGACCCTAGTTTCCATACAATCGATAGGTTCCAGTGGACCCCAACATTCTTTTCTTTCAAATATGTTATACACGAGACAGGAATGCATGAAATGCATGCAttgaaacaacatgagtgtgagtaaacaaTCCCAGATTTATGCTTTGGTGAACATGTTACCTACAATGAAAGTGCACAAATCAAACTCTGAGAAGTGTTTACCCCGAAATAAATGCAGGAGGAGATGCATTCAAATGGGCAAAAGAAAGTTTTGAAATAACTCGGTTTTTGTAGCCTTCATCATTAGAAAGATGCATTGACTTCCGGATGATCTCAACGGCGAGTGGGAACAGAGAATGTCAGAGCGGAGAGTTCTGCAGGCCTACTGACCTCACAGTTGTAGATGTGTTCTGTTTAATTGGCCAGGTGAGAGGCATCCACTCCACTTGCGCCGGCTTTCCGGGGGAACAGACGGCAGGAGTTCGGAAAGCTCTGAAATTAAACTTGACTGTCAGCCTAATTGGTCCCCTTCCTGTATTGTGCTGTTTGTGTCCTTTCTTCAGTTATGAGACTTGAAGTCTGTGGCCTCACCGCT is from Carassius auratus strain Wakin chromosome 28, ASM336829v1, whole genome shotgun sequence and encodes:
- the LOC113047444 gene encoding uncharacterized protein LOC113047444, with translation MENIWLEGIRRKLKKVRDARVIQEVIPFSGEETDFMKGYIKKLEEETKSTFKSPVSTHKDYFYFSCERSTKASGKSKGEPTKTRANSCKAYVSFKIIKDGSFTGAVVNKMLQHNGHDVCMKEEGIKNLIDPELLTFIEMWLGQGLSISETLLKSVDWAERHGHMDKYNRRYYVTPEDIRLIKKTNNALSFPDAKDCISVDKLITSELQEHICYYQPLSENQPLIIVVQTPWQKDILREHPHTMVFMDATYKAMTSYGYAFYALLLTNSIGRAVPFAYFIISEESADILALCLEKLANHNPGFLPRSIMIDRDLKELNAIRRVFPTAKVLLCWFHVLQAVHRWMVKRDGGNLPVNQRNLVIQAMVGMKSCLTEEEFNSMSSRKCEELDTCLGSSHVSTYLKNQWICFGDLWSNFGRSFYHHNSETNNKAERFFLTMKYQFLKGRMNSRIDQLLRLLCGDVQKYYSYLDDLTETGRIKGANTEETTNAAHSMIAKGLGAKVEIKMECVWFHPTQAHNVTVWTWSCTNAIAKDSNVDVCVNT